The following DNA comes from Terriglobales bacterium.
ATGCGGCTCCGACTGAGTTCGACAAGCCTATCCACCAGCTAGGCTGCGAAACCGGATAGAGCTTCGATAAGACCCGTCATCTAACCAGATGACGGGTTAATTTTTTACGTCGCGTTCTCGATCGCCAGCGCCATCCCCATTCCTCCGCTGACGCACAACGTCGCCACGCCTCGCTTCGAGTTCCGCTTTAACATTTCATGGAGAAGCGTTACGGTGATGCGCGTTCCGGTGCATCCAATCGGATGCCCGAGTGCAATCGCGCCGCCGTTTACGTTCAAGCGGTCACGATCAAAATGCAGGTCCCGGTCGCAAGCCAGGACCTGCGCGGCAAAGGCTTCGTTCAGTTCAACCAAGTCGAAATCCTTCACCCCAAGCCCAATCTTCTTCTCGAGTTTCTGCATGGCGGGAACCGGACCAATTCCCATCGTCCTTGGATTCACTCCCGCCGACGCATACCCCACGATCCGTGCCAGTGGTTTCAAGCCGTTTCGTTTTACGAATTCGCCGCTCGCCAGCACCATCGCGGCTGCGCCATCCGTGATGCCGGATGAATTGCCCGCCGTGATGGTCCCCGTCTTTGAGAACACGGGGCCAAGCTTCGCCAGCTTTTCCATGCTCGCACCAGGGAAGGGATGTTCGTCCACTCCGAACACAGACTTACCCTTCTTCATCTCAAGGATTACTTCAACAATTTCATCCTTGAACCTTCCTGCCTTGATCGCGTTCTCCGCCTTCTGTTGCGAAGCGAGCGCAAACTGATCCTGCTCCTCCCGCCCTATCTTGTTCTCATCCGCCAGCACTTCGGCGGTTTCACCCATCACCATTTTTGCCATCGGACAGAAGAACCCGTCGCGATACATACCATCCACGAGTTCCTGGTTCCCCATGCGCAATCCCCAACGCGCCTCAAGGTAGTAGGGAAGTCGCGACATCGATTCCGTTCCCCCGGCGAGCACACACTCCCGGTCGCCGCTTGCGATTCCGTCATACGCAAGCGTCAAGCTTTTCATGCCTGACGCGCATGCCATGTTCACCGTGTAGGCTGGGACAGTTTCCGGAACGCCGCTGCGAATGGAAATCTGCCGCGCCACATTCGGACCACCGCCTGCCTGTCGTCCGTTGCCGAAAATCGTTTCTTCAACCTGATCGGCCGAAACCCCGGCGCGTTCGAGCGCGGCGCGTGCGGCTACCTCGCCCATATCGGCTGCGGAAAGAGATGCGAGCGATCCACCGAACTTGCCGATTGGCGTTCGCACAGCGGAAAGAATGAAAATGTCTGTCACAGAAAGAGTCTAGCAAAGGCCTTTCAGGTCAGCCGTTTATCGCACATTTGTGTTCTACTAGTGGAAGCAATGGCCGTCATCTTTGGAATCAATGCAGTCGTCGAAGCCCTGAAAGCCGGCGGACGCTCTTTCGACTACGTTGCCATCATGGCAGGACGTCGCGATGCCCGGGCCCAGGTCATTTTCGAAGCCGCACGGGATGCAGGCGTTCAAGTTCGTCAGGTATCGCGCGACCAGCTTGCTCGTCTCGCCAACACGCAATCGCATCAGGGCGTTGTCGCAATCACCTCAGAGAAGCAGTACAGCGATCTCGATGACCTCCTGGTCGAAAAGCGTGGCGCTCATCACTTCCTCCTCGTGCTCGACGGAGTCGAAGATCCTCACAACCTTGGCGCGATTATCCGCACCGCAGACGCAGCCGGAGCCGACGGAGTAGTCATCCCGGAACGGCGTGCTGCAGGCGTCACCGGCACTGTCACAAAAGCCTCAGCTGGCGCAAGCGAGTAC
Coding sequences within:
- a CDS encoding acetyl-CoA C-acetyltransferase; translated protein: MTDIFILSAVRTPIGKFGGSLASLSAADMGEVAARAALERAGVSADQVEETIFGNGRQAGGGPNVARQISIRSGVPETVPAYTVNMACASGMKSLTLAYDGIASGDRECVLAGGTESMSRLPYYLEARWGLRMGNQELVDGMYRDGFFCPMAKMVMGETAEVLADENKIGREEQDQFALASQQKAENAIKAGRFKDEIVEVILEMKKGKSVFGVDEHPFPGASMEKLAKLGPVFSKTGTITAGNSSGITDGAAAMVLASGEFVKRNGLKPLARIVGYASAGVNPRTMGIGPVPAMQKLEKKIGLGVKDFDLVELNEAFAAQVLACDRDLHFDRDRLNVNGGAIALGHPIGCTGTRITVTLLHEMLKRNSKRGVATLCVSGGMGMALAIENAT
- the rlmB gene encoding 23S rRNA (guanosine(2251)-2'-O)-methyltransferase RlmB, translated to MAVIFGINAVVEALKAGGRSFDYVAIMAGRRDARAQVIFEAARDAGVQVRQVSRDQLARLANTQSHQGVVAITSEKQYSDLDDLLVEKRGAHHFLLVLDGVEDPHNLGAIIRTADAAGADGVVIPERRAAGVTGTVTKASAGASEYMPIARVTNVNRTLEELKERNVWTIGLDERGDKSYDEVDYNMDCALVLGAEGAGLHEHVRRKCDFLISIPMLGRVPSLNVSVAAAIVMYEVVRQRRNPLSKPKKS